TCATATTGGACCTTGCGTGTTACTTCCAAAATGGATTCGAGAGAATGATAGGTATACGAAAGCCAAAAATCGAAATACCAAGTTTTTTCAAACTGCTCGCCGTCTCTTTCCCGAAGGTGAGGAGTCAGTTGAGAATTCCAGCGAGCGACGGAAAAAATCGCCCACGCCCTACTCTTATAAAAGAGTCCTCCATAAAATTCAATATTACCGAATTTTTCGGAACCGATTTCCAGTCGTTCTTTGCCGGTGGCAAAGGAATAGTTAGAACCGCCGATAATTCCGAAATCATATAAGGAAAAAAATAATTTCAAACCGATCTGCTGTTGATTCAGATGCTCTCTTTTTTTTTCTCCGGATTCATTGAGTCTCGTATATGGAAGTGCGGCAAATAAAGAAACAGACGTACCGATCGTCTTTTCCGCCTGAAGAATTCCGGTTACAACGTCCTTTTTTGCTTCCAGCGATTCCTGTTCCTGACCTTGAAGCGCGACAGCTAACCGATTTTTGGGCTCCGGAGAATTGAAGAAAAGATTTTCGCCAAAGATATTTTGAGAAAATAAAAAAAGAATAAGAAGAAAATTCCGTTTCGCATTCATTGGATCAGAACTCCTTTCAAACGAAATGCTTCTTTCACCAAATCCGAAAGTTTTTGATAGCCTCGATACGTTAGGTGTCCTCCATCTACGAGCATATCGGATGTAATTTCAGAACTCGGGTCCAGAACGAATTCATCCTGAATTTCACGCTTCATCTTATCATTCATTTGGCGAACGGCAACGATTGGCCAAGGGGCCTCGACATTCCAAATTCCAAGGACAACGAGAGAATCGCATTTGGACTTTAAAATTTCGATCGCCTGTTTTTGTCTGCTTACCGTCTTTTCGATTGAAGAATCGCTAACTGGACTCAAAATTCCTAAATAGTCGTTTGCACCGCCGTTGTAAGTGCACGCACGAAAGTGACCTTGCATGTTCTCCGTTGCTCGAAGGATTTCCAACGTATTTCGATTTGGAAAAGCGGTCTTTGACGCAACGAACGGCTCCAAAAGTTCCGTAGGCCAGAACGCGGAGATACTGTCTCCAACGAGCATCAGGGAAGGTCGATCGATCACTAAACTCAAATAAAAACTTGCGTCAGTCGTCTTGTTGCCCCCACCGTCACATCCAAGAAACGTGAATTGAAAAATAAAAATATAAATCTTAAGCTGGGTTCTATTCATAGTTGAAGGTCACCCCTCCTCAATTTTTTATGAGGTGACGATCTCTACTACGAAACCCAAAAGAATCCTCGCCATTTTTCGCTTTCGATTCAAGAACACACGAACTTCAAATGATAAAAGAATATAGAACTTTCTATAAATTCTCCGATTTCATGAGCTTTCGCGCCATACTAAACGCATTACATTAATAGAATATACTATGATTTAGAAAGGTTACGGTTAAAAGAGAAAATGTCTGCCAAAAATAAATGGATATTCATCAACGGAAAAAGTAGATTCCCGCAAACGACATCAATACGACCACAATGTAAGTTCGGAGAGGATATAGAAGGGAGCGTTTCATATCCAACGATCCTGTCAATGGATACGAAATGTGAAACGAGCTACGCCATTTTTTTTAAAAAACCCAAGTGATCGAAATCGAGGAGCCATGACCGCCATCAAGGGGAGAAAGACTCACACTTTTTAAATTTCCTCGGTAGAGAATTGTGTTACTCAGATAGATATCCAAAGAGATCAGAGCAAACAATGCGATTCCATAGAATTTTTGTTGAGACTGATATTCGGATTTCTCCATGATATGCCCCTCTGTTGTAATTACTTTACCGTGGGCTTCAATCTGAAAATACAAGAGCGCCCCGGTATTTAGAGAACTTGCGAGCCAAGGAATCACACTCTCCGGAGAAGGGTTAAGTGACGATCGGAAATAGGGCTTTGACGAATGAAAGAATTCATAGCCGCGATATAAGACAAACAGCTCAGAGAGTGCAATGAGTCCACCGGAGAGCTGAGTCCTTCGGTCGTCCGCAAGTAGCAAAGGAGACCAACCCGGCACCAATGCTTGTAGTGTTCGAGACGTTCTGGATTTGGAAAAAGGAATATCTTCCTTTACAGCCTTCTCACCGTTCCAGTCCTCGATTTGCGGTTTTGCGACAACCTTCGGGGATTCTTCTAAAACCAAAGCTGGTCCGGGTTTAACTTTAGGCTTTTTCGAGACCGTATTTTCAGGAAGAATGGAATCAACCTTTGAAAATTCAATGACTTTTGTTTCATTTCCAACCCTAAATTCAACCAAATTACCATTCTTCATCTTCACTTTGTCTGCCCGAATAGTCTGGCCATTTTTTAGAATCAGAACATCCGCATAAATTTCAGTAATAAAAAACGCGTTCGTTAAGAATAAACAGAAGAGAAGAGTCAGATAAAATTGAATTTTTTTAAAAAATGAAACTATTTTGGCGAGCATCCATTCCTCGTGCGTAGTAAAGATTAGAAGCGTTTCCCCTCGAATGAGTGTAAGTTTAGACAACGTAGAATACCTTTATAAGAGTTATTATAATAAACTCAAGTTTTTCTTTCTTAAGTCTGGTATAACAACAGAGACGGCGGAAGAACTTTGCCAAGAAACTTTTATAAAGGTTTATAATCATAGAGAAAAGTTTGATCCTGCTAAGGGTTCCGAAAATACATGGGTGTATGCGATCGCAAGAAACGAATTAACCGATTACTTTCGAAAAAATAGTAAGGATAAGAATTCGGTGGAGTTTTCGTCATGGGAAACATTAATTTCTTCGTACGAATCCTCAGCATACATACAGGAAGAACAAAGAATTTTATTGGAGAAATTGACCCAATCGATTCACTCGTTGAAAGAACCGGAAAAATCGATTGTTATTCTTCACTGTATACATGGTAAATCGATCGCTGAAACATCGTTTCAAACAGGAATTGCACAGCGAACGGTAAGTAGGAGATTGGTTTCGGCTTTAACACTTCTTAAGGAAGAGTTAAGATCGATAGGAATTGATAAAAGTTGGTTAGAAGGAGTGCGGGAATGAAAGAAGATTCAATGCAGAAATTACCCCACTTCCTAGATCCAAACATTTCAAAAGAAGATTTGGCGGAGTTATTAAAAGATCCCAAGATGCAAAGAGAATACTTTGAATTGATCCGTATCAAAACCTTGCTGGGTTCCTTAGATCCGAAAAACTTTCCAATCTCCCAAAAAAAAACCGTGATCCCTTGGAAACGAGCCGGGGCGTTTTTATTGGCCGCGGCATCTTTTCTTATCGTTTTTTCCCTATTCCTATTCTATCAAAAGCGAGAGGAATCTTACAAGGTTATCGGTAACTTAAAAGCTTCTCACGGAAACTGCGAGCAAAGTCCATCTTCCGATCATCGGATAGGCTATCAAACCAAAGAAAATTCGTATTGCGACTTGCTTTTGGAAGGAATGGGAACGTTTTCGATTCGAATTTTTCCGAATACTCGAATGATTGTAGAAACGAGTCCGGAAAATTTAAAGGTCAGTGTCTTAGAAGGTTCGATTCTATTTTCTTCCGTTTATAAAAAAGAAGGAATTACTGTCGAAGCGAACAGTCCCCATATTCGATCGATCCTTTTAGGAACGTCTTTGTTCGTCTCTGCAAGCCAGGAGAAGGAAAGAATTTTCTTAATCGAAGGTTCGATTCAAGTTGGTGCGTTAGGCGTCACCGATGATTCAAAATCTACTTTGATAAAAAGCGGCACTCTCGCAGAGACAACGAACTGGATCGAAACCTCGAAACCCGAAGAAATTCAGATTCAAGTCAATCCAATCTCCCCCAAAGAAGAATCGATTCTGCTTACTCAATTTGATTCTATGAGAAGAATCCGGGAGAATCAAGGTTTTACGGATTATCAAGCGGGAGACCTCAAATCGATCGAAATCGTACATGAAAGCGAGAAATGGTCCAATCGCCCTTACGTTCAAATCAAATCCTCCAACGGACTCGTGCAAGAAGGTTATTTGATCGAAATCGGAGACTTCTATTCGATTCAAACCGTTGATTCCGGATTGATTCGAATGCCGAAAACATCGATCTCTGAAATTTCTACGCTCAGAAAGTAACTCTCTTTACGATTTCTTTTTCCCTAACGAATTCGACGAATTCCAAGGAAATCGATCCTATCTCTTTTCCCAGCGCGGCGGGTGAATGTTTCGAAAGCACTCTTGATCCATAATCTCCTTCGATGTATCCATAATTTTGAGATGGATCAAAGGTTAGAACCCGGAGGACCTTTCGGATTTCAATCCAGAAATACATCCATAAGATAAACGTGAAAGATCCGTTCCTCCGTTTCCGCAACGATGCAATCAATATCGTTCCCCTCTCTAATTCAAAAATGGAAACGACTTTTCCAAATATTCGTCTAAGCAAAAGAATCAATGTTAAAAGAACTCCTCAAACCGAAGAGGATCACAACTTTACCTTTCAGTCGGTGGTATTTGAGACATTTTTTTGGCAAACTCGGAGTGCTCCTCCGGATTGATCGGCCTAAATTTCAGTTTTGTACTAGCCGGATACTTTCCCAGATAGTTATCCCCTTTCCAATTGTTCTTTGGCCGGATTGGTCGAGGAACGAAATTTCCACCGCAATTCGGGCAAATACCGGAAAGAAATTTCTCATAACAAGAAACACAAAAAGTACATTCGAAAGAACAAATGACCGCTTCAGTCGATTCGGGCGGAAGCGGCTTTTCGCAGTTTTCGCAAATCGGTCTCAATTCTAACATGAGATCACGTTGAATCTATGAAAAAGAAAGTGAAAGTTTTTTTCCTCCATGGGAATCAAATACAAAAATAACGGCAAATCCCGTTGATGAAACGATTTCGAAAGCGGTCATTTGCTTTCATCCGAACCGGCTAAAATTTCTTGATTAATG
This Leptospira stimsonii DNA region includes the following protein-coding sequences:
- the rsx gene encoding LIMLP_03685 family anti-sigma factor; the protein is MKEDSMQKLPHFLDPNISKEDLAELLKDPKMQREYFELIRIKTLLGSLDPKNFPISQKKTVIPWKRAGAFLLAAASFLIVFSLFLFYQKREESYKVIGNLKASHGNCEQSPSSDHRIGYQTKENSYCDLLLEGMGTFSIRIFPNTRMIVETSPENLKVSVLEGSILFSSVYKKEGITVEANSPHIRSILLGTSLFVSASQEKERIFLIEGSIQVGALGVTDDSKSTLIKSGTLAETTNWIETSKPEEIQIQVNPISPKEESILLTQFDSMRRIRENQGFTDYQAGDLKSIEIVHESEKWSNRPYVQIKSSNGLVQEGYLIEIGDFYSIQTVDSGLIRMPKTSISEISTLRK
- a CDS encoding RNA polymerase sigma factor; the protein is MSVSLDNVEYLYKSYYNKLKFFFLKSGITTETAEELCQETFIKVYNHREKFDPAKGSENTWVYAIARNELTDYFRKNSKDKNSVEFSSWETLISSYESSAYIQEEQRILLEKLTQSIHSLKEPEKSIVILHCIHGKSIAETSFQTGIAQRTVSRRLVSALTLLKEELRSIGIDKSWLEGVRE
- a CDS encoding DUF1272 domain-containing protein, whose protein sequence is MLELRPICENCEKPLPPESTEAVICSFECTFCVSCYEKFLSGICPNCGGNFVPRPIRPKNNWKGDNYLGKYPASTKLKFRPINPEEHSEFAKKMSQIPPTER
- a CDS encoding SGNH/GDSL hydrolase family protein; amino-acid sequence: MNRTQLKIYIFIFQFTFLGCDGGGNKTTDASFYLSLVIDRPSLMLVGDSISAFWPTELLEPFVASKTAFPNRNTLEILRATENMQGHFRACTYNGGANDYLGILSPVSDSSIEKTVSRQKQAIEILKSKCDSLVVLGIWNVEAPWPIVAVRQMNDKMKREIQDEFVLDPSSEITSDMLVDGGHLTYRGYQKLSDLVKEAFRLKGVLIQ